A region of the Mytilus trossulus isolate FHL-02 chromosome 11, PNRI_Mtr1.1.1.hap1, whole genome shotgun sequence genome:
GACCAGCTCTTCAAAATATACCAGACGACGAAAGTATTGAAGGTGAGGATAACGGGAATGTATCTGATATAGATGAACCGTTGGTTAGCGAGGAGGAAGATGATATTGATGATGAAATCGTGTAGGATCTGGTGGatggaaataaatttatgataCTGGCATGAATGAGATAATATGGAGCGAGGCCAATCAAGATATATAAATGTTCGACAGTATAACGAACGTACCGGACCTCAAGTATTATTGAATGCTGATGTTAGTGAACTGGCACAGACATGATTAGTAAACATGCCCAAGAGACCaatctaaacatgctaaatgcaACACGCAAACAGCAGCTAGCCGGACGAAATGACACAAACTTGGAAGGAAACAGATTTTGCTGAAATGTCTGCATATTTAGGTAAGTGAAAAACAATATCTACAAACTAACAATGGTTATACGTGTACGATTCATTGTAAGCTTGGTTGATAgtaagaaaattaaattgaaatgcATAGTAAATTCCCTTTATtaaactgatatatatatacatgtacatgtatgcattgTTATGCACTGTTTATATGTACatgcctgttattcagtggttgttgtttgttgatgcgGTTCACATGTGTTTTACCTTTCTCATGTGGCAGataagaattttgttttttgcatttttgggTCCTTtaaatagcttgctgtttggtgtacAAAATGTAAGCCTTAGCTCTATGTTAAAGGCTGTatgttgacctataattgttttttttattcattgtgaCATGGATTGAGAGATGTTTCAttagcaatcaaaccacatgcttttatttaaaatatttattggttTGTGCATGCCTTCCTTTATACATgtctgatattttaaaattgtgtttgcttgttatatatatatatttataattttcaaaagtagaAGTAGGTTTATCACAGAAATTTTCCATGTCAAGATATGTATGCACAGCCTATATccacatgtacatgatgtatatttaaaagtgatattaaaagtaacatttttatgacaaaaggttaaaagtgtatattttatcttttttaggAATCCTAATTCTAATGGGGTTTATACAAGTTCTGGACTACAAGTTGTTATGGTCGACAAATAAATTCCTTGCTAATGGAGGTGTAAAATATGTCATGTCTgtaaaaagatatgaaaagCTGACACAGTATTTACATGTGAATGAGCCAGAGGCGGATTCTACTGACAAACTTGCCAGAGTTAGGCCTCTATTAGACTCTGTTCTTAAAAGATGTGAAGTACTGAAGTAGCTAATAAACCTTTACTCTTCCTTATAATCCATGTCACGATGATGTATGCGTGACTGGACATTAAGCAGCAAACAATCATTCAACTATGCTTTAATACGAtttaataatttagtttaaattaaaaatgttttatctctGCAATTGATCATTTataagtcaaaatatttacttaatatatatagaatacatgtataaatgagATACCTTTAGCACATGAAACATGTACTCACAGAATATATAACTTGTTGTATACCAGTTATTTTAGAGTGATATAAGTGAAAGGAGGCAAAAAGATGGTACTGTTAAATATATCACAAGACCACGGATCATATTAATTACCAGGCAAACTGTCATGGTGTTGACATTAATATTTGTGACCGAATTCGGTCAAAATATGCTGTTAGAATTAGCTCCAAAAAGGGTTCGAAATTTCTGTTCCTGTCTCACTAATATGTGGTGGCACATTTAATCAATGGCTACTCTTTCCCTAAAAGGAGAACCCCTGCTCTAGTTGTTTACCAAATGGACATGAGCAATCCCAATTTACACAGACATACTtgattaaaaaggaaaaaaatcaacatgtaAATTTATGCAGTTTTGAATGTTATAGGAGGTTCCATGCTGTCATTGGTGTTGTTGTTATGGAAGAGTGAAGCTGTtaaatgattaataaaattgggaatggaaattgggaatgtgtcaaagagacaccaacccgaccaaaaataaaaacaacagcagacggtcaccaacaggtcttcaatgtagcgtgAAATTCCCGCatctggaggcgtccttcagctggcccctaaacaaatatacactagttcagtgataatgaacgccatactaatttccaaattatacacaagaaactaaaattaaaataatccaagactaacaaagaccggaggctcctgacttgggacaggctcaaAAATGGGGCGGGgtgaaacatgtttgtgagatctcaaccctcccctacaCCTCTATagctagccaatgtagaaaagtaaacgataacaatacacacattaaaattcagttcaatagaagtctgagtctgatgtcagaagatgtaaccaaagaaaataaacaaaatgac
Encoded here:
- the LOC134691482 gene encoding piggyBac transposable element-derived protein 4-like; protein product: MTQTWKETDFAEMSAYLGILILMGFIQVLDYKLLWSTNKFLANGGVKYVMSVKRYEKLTQYLHVNEPEADSTDKLARVRPLLDSVLKRCEVLK